In the genome of Dermatophagoides farinae isolate YC_2012a chromosome 4, ASM2471394v1, whole genome shotgun sequence, the window TGATTGTGATCTCGTTGCTATCGATGATCGTCGAcgtaattttcaatttgaatatgCTATTGTTGTGGCAAAAAATTCACCGTTAAAAAATCGTTTCAATCGTGCTATTCGCCAATTACgtaatgatggaaaattacGTGAACTTAAAGAACGATATTGGCTATATCCAGGACGTAATTGTCCaaatgatattgattataatccaAATATGGATAAATCAAAGCCAGAAATACGATTTACTGATCATACAAATCAGATGaaaccaaataataataatgatgataattcttcCGGTCGATTAagacatcatcaatatggtggtggtggccacCGTATACAACCACATGATCGTGtggatgaagatgatgttgaattgaTAAAACCACGACCCGATCGAACACGAACACGTCGTCCAATAAAGAATATACATTCCCGAAATTTTGCACACACAAACTTTATATTTACGACAAAtatttcgaaaatttttttatcaataattatgACTAGAATTCTTATCgttaatttttattaattgacacacgaaaaatgattttgtaaaatattttgaattttttgccTTAAATTTTAGTTTATATTTCtacatatataatatattaatattaatatttaataataatgacattattattatgtattcgttattatttttcattataatttaattattaaaataataataataataataataataataatgatgatgatgatgatgatgatgatgatgatgatgataataaatcacgtgtatttcaatgaaaattgaaataatatttaaataaattaaacaaaaGCAATAGattcataatgaatgataaaattagATTAATAATGGAATAATGTGTCAATGCAAATTCACCATTACAATTGAAACCGATACGATTCTCAAGAATTTCCTGTTCAAGATGAGCCATTTTAAAACGCCATAATAATGTATGTatacgattattatttttacgGTGACGattttccattatcaatgtcgatgattgttgtaatgaaatatttgtttgaaaatcatcattgatattaCGATtaatcatattattatgatgatgatgattattttgatttgcaAACGATATGGCCAATAatggattattatgataattattattaatgaataattaaTAGCCATCATAAAGGCAATGACGTATGATTGGTATCATACTtcgtgaataataatttaatctGGCTAATGCACCAAACAGTCCCAAAGCATAGCTAGTAGTAAAACCAATTACTGAACCCACTACCAAACCTAGAAATGAATTACTTTTTGcattgataaacaaaaacaataacataTCCTGTGAGAATAGATAAAACGTATAGAATATAACTAGAAATGGTTTCATCGTTCCTGAAAGACGTATAATCTCTTCGTTGATACGAAAAATTGATCgcattaattcaattttcatatgCATTGCAATTGGTGTTTTACGTAAAAATCTCCATTCcaattaatcaacaaaaaaagagaatgtgattgaaaaaaatatatatggaaAATATATGCTGGAAAAAAGTACCTGGTTCATACATCATTTGTTTCGTACGTATAAAATTTAGCCGTATCAGATTGAATCGCCATCGATATGAATATACAgacatgataataaaatgtaaccaatatgatgaaatcaccatgatttgatgaatttgaaatataaacacagaatccataataatcatttgtgGATGAAATAACCATGGTAAATGTGGACgttttgatttataataaCCAATAAACGTATCCAAACaagtaaaaaataatgatacaaTAGTAAAagatttgatgaataatttatataGGATTAATATATGATTATAAAGATGAGCGGTGAAACAGAATGCTTTGGGACTACAATCTGGTGTTGGACTCATTGTGTTAAAGCCAAACCAATGATTAGTTTCATGGGATaatgccaaaaaaatttgcatgaGAGATACGGGTATCATATTTGATAAATGCGGTAATCTCATCCCTTTCATTCGTTTGACCATATTTTCGTAACAACGATTCAAATGCTCAAATCCTTTGAACACGTGTTTAGCATTCGATGGATCgataaatattttaaatgataTACCATCTATCATagaaaaaacagaatcaaatAATCGAATCATATACAAAAACGGGTTATATGTTTTCAAACACTTACACATTGATgttaaacaaatgaatacaATGGCAAACGTTAGATGTAGGGTCTGTGATTTTGCTTCATACCAAATGAATGGCCGATAACGAAATCGGGCAACCAAATCGATATGATAATTACGttccattgaatttaaaCCAAAACGTAATAGATTAAATATTGTCGGTAACAATAATAAGGCTAacattttcataaattttttacgATCATATTGATATGTTTGAAATAATTGTTCACGATTATTATATGGTAATAGATTATGATCAATCATACGATCCAATAATAGATTATATGGATTTGATggtaaattcaatgattgccGATCATTTtgcattgttgttgtcgttgtttttattgttgatggtgataacaatatcattgatgaatcacGAAAATGTAacatattttcaacaaaaatatttttcgttGGAATAACAGAATTTCAATTAGTGGCATCCACTTAACTTTACAATGATCAggaatgattcattttcttttcattccattttcttttaGATTTTACAgaattgtgtatgtgtgcatGAGAGACAAATATGTGGttcttttaatttaatttattgacGTTTATGAATCATGTGACACTTGTTTTGTCTTGATTCTTGATTAATGtacgtttgtttttcatatttttttttttgcttttgcttACTTTCAATTGCACATTTAAAGATCGACAATTTCCGGCCATGACGAATATGATATATGTACATACATTATCGCCCGTACACCACTACTGGATAGTAAGACGACCgaataaaattctaaaaGGTATgatatgaaacaacaacaatgatgataatgatgatgatgattctatgtgaaaaaaatgagaaaaaaatgtgaatgaatgggGAGAAAAACAACTAATAAAGTGATACATACCAAACAAATGGAAgggaaagcaaaaaaaaaaaatagaaaaacatttcaaatattaatcaatcattgatacAATTATCTTGGAATGcatatattgtgtgtgtgtatgtgtgtttgtataattattcattaattttgaatgacTGTTACCAAGGGATATAAGGATTCGTTATTCGAATGTGGAttttatgtttatgttttgtggtagtttttttgtggaatttcttgaaatttattcgatTAGCGTGTAACTTAGCATACATTTTTCCCCTTGTCATAAAAAATATGAGAACAATGAGTAacttttcgttgtttttcatcttcattatcgatgaaatatttaatatcaagatttttaaattcttctttttcatcatcatttacgaaaaaaaaattcgaataatctgataatgatcatattttctgtagaatttaattttttttcttcttctttgtttatttatctaCAATGTTTGAttaaggttttttttctaaattctgttgatattattaaaaattgaagaaaatgagaatttttttttctagagaaaataaaacagaatattcaaatgaagattttgatgatgatcgataacAATGGTAATGATCATTAAATTCGAATATATTTATAAAGCATTGTGAATAATGTAAAATTAAATGCCaacatttcaatgaat includes:
- the LOC142597440 gene encoding uncharacterized protein LOC142597440 — protein: MQNDRQSLNLPSNPYNLLLDRMIDHNLLPYNNREQLFQTYQYDRKKFMKMLALLLLPTIFNLLRFGLNSMERNYHIDLVARFRYRPFIWYEAKSQTLHLTFAIVFICLTSMYGISFKIFIDPSNAKHVFKGFEHLNRCYENMVKRMKGMRLPHLSNMIPVSLMQIFLALSHETNHWFGFNTMSPTPDCSPKAFCFTAHLYNHILILYKLFIKSFTIVSLFFTCLDTFIGYYKSKRPHLPWLFHPQMIIMDSVFIFQIHQIMVISSYWLHFIIMSVYSYRWRFNLIRLNFIRTKQMMYEPDFYVKHQLQCI